In Mycobacterium gallinarum, a single window of DNA contains:
- a CDS encoding 13E12 repeat family protein: MGEFVTGAAARERFRVLFDEVDAAYAQIRLLSSDEVGNAFRVEMAERLETQERTNRGLMYRVFGQLADPPDETGLVGGVVDSLWARLRIPVDEIKRRMKVAARISPRRQLAGPALPPQLPLVAAAVESGDIGEDHLRVIRNAIERLPSCVSAADRVEVERSLVREAVKNDAEIVKAAGRRIDEIFNPDGDFDEADRQRRRSMVLGPQGPDGMSRLSGWIDPETRCYVETATAAVRPGRHLPDGTPAEDRDDRSASQRCHDGIKLGLKLGIASGEMGSHRGHAVTVIARTTLAELNQAAHAVHDPDVPMPSPARTGGDTALPMRDLIRMAADGIHYLAVFEDHSERPIYLGRQKRVATADQRIICYARDGGCTRPNCLAPGYHSEVHHSVDWAAGGATDADMLFFACGPDHTAVSKGRWHTTITDTGRLAWTNGTRPPDINHAHHPEELLRSDPDPPDSE, encoded by the coding sequence ATGGGCGAATTCGTCACCGGAGCAGCAGCACGTGAGCGGTTTCGCGTGCTGTTCGATGAGGTAGATGCCGCCTATGCCCAGATACGGTTGTTGTCCTCTGACGAGGTGGGCAATGCGTTTCGGGTGGAGATGGCCGAACGCCTCGAGACCCAGGAGCGCACCAATCGGGGGTTGATGTATCGGGTGTTCGGTCAACTCGCCGACCCGCCCGATGAGACGGGTCTGGTGGGCGGTGTGGTCGACAGCTTGTGGGCGCGGTTGCGGATCCCGGTCGATGAGATCAAGCGGCGCATGAAGGTGGCCGCGCGGATTTCCCCGCGCCGCCAACTCGCCGGACCCGCGCTGCCACCGCAACTGCCGCTGGTGGCTGCCGCAGTCGAGTCCGGCGATATCGGCGAGGACCACCTGCGGGTGATCAGGAACGCCATCGAAAGGTTGCCGTCGTGTGTGTCGGCCGCTGACCGGGTGGAGGTTGAACGCAGCCTGGTCCGCGAGGCGGTCAAGAACGACGCCGAGATCGTCAAGGCCGCCGGCCGCCGCATCGATGAGATCTTCAACCCTGATGGCGACTTCGATGAGGCCGACCGGCAGCGTCGGCGCTCCATGGTGCTGGGTCCGCAGGGCCCTGATGGGATGTCGCGGTTGTCGGGGTGGATCGACCCCGAAACCCGCTGCTATGTCGAGACAGCGACGGCCGCGGTGCGCCCGGGCCGACATCTGCCCGACGGCACCCCGGCCGAGGATCGTGATGACCGCAGCGCGTCCCAGCGGTGTCACGACGGCATCAAACTCGGCCTGAAGTTGGGCATCGCCTCCGGGGAGATGGGTTCCCATCGCGGGCATGCGGTCACGGTGATCGCGCGCACCACGCTGGCCGAGCTCAACCAGGCCGCCCACGCCGTGCACGATCCCGATGTGCCGATGCCGTCGCCGGCGCGCACCGGCGGGGACACCGCACTGCCGATGCGGGACCTGATCCGGATGGCCGCTGACGGGATCCACTACCTGGCGGTGTTCGAGGACCACAGCGAGCGCCCCATCTACCTGGGCCGCCAGAAGCGGGTGGCCACCGCTGACCAACGCATCATCTGTTACGCACGCGACGGCGGCTGCACCCGCCCGAATTGCCTCGCGCCCGGATATCACAGCGAGGTCCACCACAGCGTCGACTGGGCCGCAGGCGGTGCCACCGACGCCGACATGCTGTTCTTCGCCTGCGGGCCCGACCACACAGCAGTCAGCAAGGGGCGATGGCACACCACGATCACCGACACCGGACGACTGGCATGGACCAACGGAACCCGACCCCCCGACATCAACCACGCCCACCACCCCGAAGAACTCCTGCGCAGCGACCCAGACCCGCCCGACTCCGAGTAG
- a CDS encoding DNA polymerase Y family protein, whose translation MDWPAVAAAAAAGLTPTAPVAVTLANRVIACSASARSVGVRRGLRRRESQARCPDLHVVTADPARDARHFEDVTAAVDDLVPRAEVLRPGLLVLPVRGAARYFGSEQAASERLVDAVAAAGAECQVGVADQLPTAVFAARAGRIVESGKDALFLSALSIRQLATEPSLAAPGRDDLADLLWRMGIRTIGQFAALARSDVASRFGADAVVAHRFARGEPARGPSGREPEQELDAVMDCDPPIDRVDAAAFAGRSLAGALHRSLEASGVGCTRLAIHAITANGEELERVWRCAEPLTEDATADRVRWQLDGWLNRRNPGDRPTAPVTVIRLRPVELVSAEALQLPLWGGIGEEDRLRARRALVRVQGLLGPEAVQVPMLSGGRGPAERITFTPLGDEQVPRADPAQPWPGQLPEPSPTVLLDDPVELFDASGNPVRVTGRGLFSADPSRLVSPGSNDSRLAWWAGPWPVDERWWDPEFTKSGRTARAQVLVDGKPGRALLLCYRQRRWYVEGIYE comes from the coding sequence ATGGACTGGCCCGCGGTCGCCGCCGCGGCGGCGGCTGGTTTGACACCCACGGCGCCGGTCGCGGTGACGTTGGCCAACCGGGTCATCGCGTGTTCGGCGTCGGCGCGTTCGGTGGGCGTGCGGCGGGGACTGCGCCGCCGGGAGTCGCAGGCCAGGTGTCCGGATCTACATGTCGTCACCGCCGATCCGGCGCGTGATGCCCGCCATTTCGAGGACGTGACGGCCGCGGTGGACGACCTGGTGCCACGGGCCGAAGTGCTGCGGCCCGGCCTGTTGGTCCTGCCGGTGCGCGGGGCGGCCCGCTACTTCGGGTCCGAACAGGCGGCCTCCGAGCGACTGGTAGACGCGGTGGCCGCGGCCGGAGCCGAATGTCAGGTCGGTGTCGCCGATCAACTGCCCACCGCGGTCTTCGCCGCGCGAGCGGGACGGATCGTCGAGTCCGGCAAGGACGCACTGTTCCTGTCGGCGCTGTCCATCCGGCAGCTGGCCACCGAGCCGAGCCTGGCTGCGCCCGGCCGTGATGACTTGGCAGACCTGCTGTGGCGCATGGGAATCCGGACGATCGGACAGTTCGCGGCATTGGCTCGCAGCGACGTGGCCTCGCGCTTCGGCGCCGACGCGGTGGTCGCGCACCGGTTCGCCCGTGGCGAGCCGGCCAGGGGACCGTCGGGTCGTGAACCCGAGCAGGAGCTCGACGCCGTCATGGACTGCGACCCGCCTATCGATCGGGTGGATGCCGCAGCGTTCGCGGGCCGCTCACTGGCGGGGGCCCTGCACCGCAGCCTGGAGGCGTCCGGGGTGGGATGCACCCGCCTGGCCATCCACGCGATCACCGCCAACGGCGAAGAGTTGGAACGGGTTTGGCGCTGCGCCGAACCGCTGACCGAGGACGCCACCGCCGACCGGGTGCGCTGGCAACTGGACGGCTGGTTGAACAGACGCAATCCGGGTGATCGGCCCACCGCCCCGGTCACCGTCATCCGGCTGCGTCCGGTGGAGCTGGTTTCGGCCGAGGCGCTGCAGTTGCCGCTGTGGGGCGGCATTGGGGAAGAGGACAGGCTGCGGGCGCGGCGTGCGCTGGTACGCGTACAAGGTCTGCTCGGACCCGAGGCGGTGCAGGTGCCGATGCTCAGTGGTGGTCGTGGGCCGGCTGAACGCATCACCTTCACGCCCCTGGGTGATGAGCAGGTGCCGCGCGCCGATCCCGCTCAGCCCTGGCCGGGCCAACTGCCCGAACCGTCACCGACGGTGCTACTCGACGATCCGGTCGAACTGTTCGACGCCAGCGGGAATCCGGTGCGGGTGACCGGCCGGGGACTGTTCTCCGCGGACCCGTCGCGTCTGGTTTCACCGGGTTCGAACGATTCCCGGCTGGCTTGGTGGGCCGGGCCCTGGCCGGTCGACGAGCGGTGGTGGGACCCTGAGTTCACCAAATCGGGTCGCACCGCCAGGGCGCAAGTGCTGGTCGATGGCAAGCCGGGGCGGGCGCTGCTGCTCTGCTACCGGCAGAGGAGGTGGTACGTCGAAGGCATCTACGAATAG
- a CDS encoding APC family permease — protein sequence MSDAADKQLQIAEESAGLVSKGLAAGKVGTFSGAVLGISSVAPGYTLTASIGLIVAAVGLKMPAILIAGFIPMFLTAYAYRELNSRAPDCGASFTWSTKAFGPYVGWMCGWGMVIATIIVLSNLAAIAVEFLYLFIARVLDNPSIADLADNKVINIVTTLVLIAIATLIASRGITTSERVQYVLVGFQMTVLIAFAVAAFILVGRGDAPAGLSFDLDWFNPFTGLVLSAFVIGVTGSIFAFWGWDTCLTLGEESKDPTRVPGRAGLLCVLSILVTYLLIAVAVMMYAGVGVEGLGLGNEENADNVFGALADPVLGWAGPLLFLAVLASSVASLQTTFLPAARAMLAMGAYGAFPKRFASVSPRFLVPSYATVVAGVVTGAFYTLVSLLSERVLLDTIAALGIMICWYYGITAFACVWYFRKELFSNVHNIVFKFLFPLLGGIMLAAVFVISVQESMNPENGSGAAIGGIGLVFFMGFGILLLGAVLMVIRRFSSPEFFERRTLSDSMS from the coding sequence GTGAGCGACGCCGCGGACAAGCAACTGCAGATCGCCGAAGAGTCGGCAGGTCTCGTCTCGAAGGGGCTTGCCGCAGGCAAGGTGGGCACCTTCTCCGGTGCGGTACTGGGTATCTCGTCGGTCGCGCCCGGGTACACGCTGACGGCGAGCATCGGTCTGATCGTGGCGGCGGTCGGACTGAAGATGCCCGCGATCCTGATCGCCGGGTTCATCCCGATGTTCCTGACCGCTTACGCCTATCGCGAGCTGAACTCACGCGCCCCCGACTGCGGAGCGTCGTTCACCTGGTCCACCAAGGCTTTTGGACCGTACGTCGGCTGGATGTGCGGGTGGGGGATGGTGATCGCGACCATCATCGTGCTGTCCAATCTGGCCGCCATCGCCGTCGAGTTCCTCTATCTGTTCATCGCGCGGGTGCTCGACAACCCGTCGATCGCCGACCTCGCGGACAATAAGGTGATCAACATCGTGACGACGCTCGTGTTGATCGCGATCGCCACGTTGATCGCGAGCCGTGGCATCACCACCAGCGAGCGTGTGCAGTACGTCCTGGTCGGTTTTCAGATGACGGTGCTGATCGCTTTCGCGGTCGCGGCGTTCATCCTCGTCGGACGGGGCGACGCGCCTGCCGGTCTCTCGTTCGACCTGGACTGGTTCAACCCGTTCACCGGGCTTGTGCTGAGCGCCTTCGTGATCGGTGTGACGGGATCGATCTTCGCCTTCTGGGGTTGGGACACCTGCCTGACGCTGGGCGAGGAGTCCAAAGACCCCACGAGGGTTCCCGGCCGCGCCGGACTGCTGTGCGTGCTATCGATCCTGGTGACCTATCTGCTGATCGCCGTCGCGGTGATGATGTACGCCGGCGTTGGCGTCGAGGGCCTGGGCCTGGGCAACGAGGAGAACGCGGACAACGTATTCGGCGCGTTGGCCGATCCGGTGCTGGGCTGGGCCGGACCGCTGCTCTTCCTGGCGGTGCTCGCGTCCTCGGTGGCCAGCCTGCAGACGACCTTCCTGCCCGCTGCGCGGGCCATGCTCGCAATGGGTGCTTACGGCGCGTTTCCGAAGCGCTTCGCCAGTGTCAGCCCGCGATTTCTGGTGCCGTCGTATGCCACCGTGGTCGCCGGAGTGGTGACGGGTGCGTTCTACACGCTCGTGAGCCTGCTGTCCGAGCGGGTGCTGCTGGATACCATTGCCGCGCTTGGCATCATGATCTGCTGGTACTACGGCATCACCGCGTTCGCGTGCGTGTGGTACTTCCGCAAAGAGCTGTTCAGCAACGTCCACAACATCGTGTTCAAGTTCCTTTTCCCGTTGCTCGGCGGCATCATGCTCGCCGCGGTCTTCGTGATCTCGGTGCAGGAGAGCATGAATCCGGAGAACGGTAGCGGCGCCGCGATCGGCGGCATCGGCCTGGTGTTCTTCATGGGCTTCGGGATCCTGCTGCTCGGTGCGGTGTTGATGGTGATCCGACGGTTCAGCAGCCCGGAGTTCTTCGAGCGGCGCACGCTGTCCGACAGCATGAGTTAG
- a CDS encoding universal stress protein, whose translation MKLIVGYLATPGGADALALGVRLARTLGAELGVSIILPPDRMVPSLVPVGGYDEHLAEQAEHWLAEARAMIPADVVAGTHVSFDDSYADGLIKEAARVQADLIVVGGSGGGLAGPYSLGSVVNELLHSAPVPVAVAPRGSRHWSENRVREVTCAIGERAGADLLLETAVSFSRAAGTPLRLVSLVSLDPMFGTLRGDDDAVRGRALAHAEHTLEAAKSQLPEDFPVTSTIVDGRTVEEAVSKLQWRDGDVIMVGSSRLSAPKRLFLGSTAAKMLRVLEVPMVVVPRDQFDAADLP comes from the coding sequence ATGAAACTGATCGTTGGTTACCTGGCAACGCCGGGAGGCGCCGACGCGCTGGCACTCGGGGTGCGGCTCGCCCGCACGCTCGGCGCCGAACTCGGGGTGAGCATCATCTTGCCGCCGGATCGGATGGTGCCCTCGCTGGTTCCGGTCGGTGGCTACGACGAGCATCTCGCCGAGCAGGCCGAGCACTGGCTTGCCGAAGCCCGCGCGATGATTCCCGCCGACGTCGTCGCGGGGACCCACGTCAGTTTCGACGACTCCTACGCCGACGGTCTGATCAAGGAAGCGGCACGGGTGCAGGCCGACCTCATCGTCGTCGGCGGCTCTGGTGGCGGGCTGGCGGGCCCCTACTCGTTGGGATCGGTCGTCAACGAGCTTCTGCATTCGGCGCCGGTGCCTGTCGCGGTGGCGCCGCGGGGCAGCCGCCATTGGTCAGAGAATCGGGTGCGGGAGGTGACGTGCGCGATCGGCGAGCGTGCGGGCGCGGATCTGCTGCTCGAAACCGCCGTTAGCTTCAGCCGAGCGGCGGGGACTCCGTTGCGGCTGGTGTCGTTGGTTTCGCTGGACCCGATGTTCGGGACGCTTCGCGGCGACGACGACGCGGTGCGTGGGCGTGCGCTCGCTCACGCCGAGCACACGCTCGAGGCGGCCAAAAGCCAACTACCCGAAGACTTTCCCGTGACGTCGACGATTGTCGACGGTCGCACGGTCGAGGAGGCGGTCAGCAAGCTCCAATGGCGGGACGGCGACGTGATCATGGTCGGATCGAGTCGGCTCAGCGCACCCAAGCGCCTGTTCCTGGGGTCGACGGCGGCGAAGATGTTGCGGGTACTGGAAGTTCCGATGGTGGTCGTTCCGAGGGATCAGTTCGACGCCGCGGACCTGCCGTGA
- a CDS encoding nucleoside hydrolase yields MTLPVFVDVDTGVDDAMALVYLFASDDAEVVGIASTAGNVPVQRVCENNLGLLELCRMNVPVSKGSERPLVVPLRTAEDTHGPKGMGYAQLPSTDRELTTHDAADAWIRAARAYPGELVAIAVGPLTNLALAMRREPALPRLLRRLVIMGGAFDYRGNTTPVAEWNISVDPEAAGEVFAVWGAAWGLKPPEHLPIVLGLNLTEHIAMTPMLLSRLAAAAESSSIPMSVLDNRGTKSVASNPLIAVLEDAMRFYFEFHFDQNEGYIAHLHDPLAAAVVLDPDLVRCRRVTVDVELTGTLTKGMTIADWSNRWGREPNALVGVGVEPEAFFERFIARVGAFAKKLDYS; encoded by the coding sequence GTGACGCTGCCTGTCTTCGTCGATGTCGACACGGGGGTCGACGACGCGATGGCGTTGGTGTATCTGTTCGCCAGCGACGACGCCGAAGTCGTTGGAATCGCCTCGACCGCCGGAAACGTTCCCGTACAACGGGTCTGCGAGAACAACCTGGGTCTGCTCGAGCTGTGCCGGATGAACGTTCCGGTGTCCAAGGGTTCCGAACGACCCCTGGTGGTGCCGTTACGCACCGCTGAAGACACCCACGGACCCAAGGGGATGGGTTACGCGCAACTGCCGTCGACCGATCGTGAACTCACCACGCACGACGCCGCCGACGCGTGGATTCGTGCGGCGCGCGCGTATCCCGGCGAGTTGGTCGCGATCGCCGTCGGCCCGTTGACCAATCTGGCACTGGCCATGCGCAGGGAACCGGCGCTGCCGAGACTGCTACGCCGGCTGGTCATCATGGGCGGCGCATTCGACTACCGCGGCAACACCACACCGGTGGCGGAGTGGAACATCAGCGTGGATCCGGAGGCCGCCGGAGAGGTCTTCGCCGTGTGGGGTGCAGCGTGGGGGCTGAAGCCACCCGAACATCTCCCAATTGTGCTCGGCCTGAACCTGACCGAGCACATCGCGATGACGCCGATGCTGCTGAGCCGACTCGCCGCGGCCGCGGAGTCGTCGTCGATCCCGATGAGCGTGCTGGACAACCGCGGCACGAAATCGGTCGCGTCCAATCCGTTGATCGCGGTGCTCGAGGACGCGATGCGGTTCTACTTCGAGTTCCACTTCGACCAGAACGAGGGCTATATCGCGCACCTGCACGACCCGCTGGCAGCGGCGGTTGTGCTGGATCCCGACCTTGTCCGCTGTCGGCGCGTCACCGTCGACGTCGAGCTGACCGGCACCCTCACCAAGGGTATGACGATCGCGGACTGGAGCAACAGGTGGGGCCGGGAGCCCAATGCGCTCGTCGGCGTCGGCGTTGAGCCCGAGGCGTTCTTCGAACGTTTCATCGCCCGAGTGGGTGCGTTCGCGAAGAAACTCGACTATTCGTAG
- a CDS encoding SDR family oxidoreductase, with amino-acid sequence MRYVVTGGTGFIGRRVVSQILASRDDAEVWVLVRRESLERFERLAAEGEHPWGERAKPLVGDLVSANLGLTGETVAELGTVDHVVHCAAIYDITATEADQRAANVDGTRAVIDLALRLGATLHHVSSIAVAGTYRGEFTEDDFDVAQELPTPYHQTKFEAELLVRSAHGLRYRIYRPAVVVGDSRTGEMDKVDGPYYFFGVLAKLARLPGITPMVLPDTGRTNIVPVDYVVEAAVHLMHKPDRDGQTFHLTAPKTIGLRVIYRGVAKAAGLPPLVGSLPRSAATPIVRATGRAKILRNMAATQLGVPAAVLDVVDLMPTFTSDNADEALRGTGITVPEFATYASKLWQYWAEHLDPDRARRDDPAGPLVGKHVIITGASSGIGRASAVAVAERGGCVFALARNAEALDELIAEIREAGGQAYAFTCDVTDSTSVEATVKDILGRFGHVDYLVNNAGRSIRRSVAASTDRLHDYERVMAVNYFGSVRMVLALLPHWRERKFGHVVNVSSAGVQASSPKYSAYIPSKAALDAFAEVVGSETLSDHITFTSIHMPLVKTPMIAPSRRLNPLPPITAEHAAAMVVRGLIEKPARIDTPVGTLADVGMYFTPKLSRRVLHQIYLGYPDSAAARGEVSESTPERRPKRPARAAVPKVRVPRAMARPAKRALRLVPGVHW; translated from the coding sequence ATGCGTTATGTCGTTACCGGCGGTACTGGGTTTATTGGCAGACGCGTGGTGTCGCAGATTCTGGCGAGCCGCGATGACGCCGAGGTGTGGGTGCTGGTGCGGCGCGAGTCGCTCGAGCGGTTCGAGCGGTTGGCTGCCGAGGGTGAGCATCCATGGGGCGAAAGAGCGAAACCGCTGGTCGGCGACCTCGTCTCGGCGAATCTCGGGCTGACCGGCGAGACCGTCGCCGAGCTGGGCACCGTGGACCACGTCGTGCACTGTGCGGCGATCTACGACATCACCGCCACCGAGGCCGACCAGCGTGCGGCCAATGTCGACGGCACTCGCGCCGTCATCGACCTCGCCCTGCGCCTCGGCGCGACCCTGCACCACGTGTCGTCGATCGCGGTGGCCGGCACCTATCGAGGTGAATTCACCGAGGACGATTTCGACGTTGCGCAGGAGCTACCGACGCCCTATCACCAGACGAAGTTCGAAGCCGAGCTGCTGGTCCGATCGGCGCACGGGCTCCGGTACCGGATCTACCGGCCCGCCGTCGTCGTCGGCGATTCGCGCACCGGTGAGATGGACAAGGTCGACGGGCCCTATTACTTCTTCGGCGTACTGGCCAAGTTGGCCCGATTGCCCGGCATCACGCCGATGGTGCTGCCCGACACCGGCCGCACCAACATCGTCCCGGTGGACTATGTAGTTGAAGCGGCTGTCCATCTCATGCACAAGCCCGACCGCGACGGGCAGACGTTTCATCTCACCGCTCCGAAAACCATTGGGCTGCGAGTGATCTACCGCGGGGTGGCCAAGGCCGCGGGTCTGCCACCGCTGGTGGGTTCGCTGCCGCGCAGCGCAGCCACACCGATTGTGCGGGCCACCGGGCGCGCCAAGATCCTGCGCAATATGGCGGCCACCCAGCTGGGCGTTCCCGCCGCGGTGCTCGATGTCGTCGACCTGATGCCGACGTTCACCTCCGACAATGCCGATGAGGCGTTGCGCGGCACCGGCATCACCGTGCCCGAATTCGCCACGTACGCATCGAAGTTGTGGCAGTACTGGGCCGAGCACCTGGACCCCGACCGTGCACGCCGCGACGATCCCGCCGGCCCGTTGGTGGGCAAGCACGTCATCATCACAGGCGCGTCCAGTGGGATCGGGCGTGCGTCCGCCGTGGCCGTCGCCGAACGTGGGGGATGCGTATTCGCGTTGGCGCGCAACGCCGAAGCGCTCGACGAGCTCATCGCCGAGATCCGCGAGGCCGGTGGGCAGGCGTACGCCTTCACCTGCGACGTCACCGACTCGACATCCGTCGAGGCCACGGTCAAGGACATCCTCGGGCGATTCGGGCACGTCGATTATCTGGTGAACAACGCGGGCCGGTCGATCCGTCGCTCGGTGGCGGCGTCCACCGACCGCCTGCACGATTACGAACGCGTGATGGCGGTCAACTACTTCGGGTCGGTGCGGATGGTGCTCGCCCTCCTACCGCACTGGCGCGAAAGGAAGTTCGGGCACGTGGTCAACGTGTCCAGCGCCGGCGTGCAAGCCAGCAGCCCGAAGTACAGCGCGTACATCCCCAGCAAGGCCGCGTTGGATGCGTTCGCCGAAGTCGTTGGCAGCGAGACCCTTTCCGACCACATCACCTTCACCAGCATCCACATGCCGTTGGTGAAGACGCCGATGATCGCGCCGTCGCGGCGACTCAACCCGTTACCGCCGATCACCGCCGAGCATGCTGCGGCGATGGTGGTGCGCGGGCTCATCGAGAAGCCCGCAAGGATCGACACCCCGGTCGGGACACTGGCCGACGTCGGCATGTACTTCACCCCGAAGCTGTCGCGGCGGGTACTGCATCAGATCTACCTGGGCTATCCGGATTCGGCGGCCGCCCGAGGCGAGGTATCCGAATCCACGCCGGAACGTCGCCCGAAACGACCGGCACGCGCCGCGGTGCCCAAGGTCCGCGTCCCGCGGGCGATGGCACGCCCCGCCAAGCGCGCCCTGCGCCTGGTGCCCGGCGTGCACTGGTGA
- a CDS encoding MaoC/PaaZ C-terminal domain-containing protein produces the protein MPLDPNAIGAKTEPQIFKWTDRDTMLYALGVGAGLDDLAFTTENTHDTPQQVLPTYAVIACLPFAAAAMIGSFNFAMLLHGSQGIRLFKPLPPAGKLSVVAEVADIQDKGEGKNAVVMLKATGTDPDSGEVIAETHTTAVIRGEGGFGGQPGQRPAAPEIPDREPDSTIALPTREDQALIYRLSGDRNPLHSDPWFARELAGFPKPILHGLCSYGVAGRALVADLGGGDATKVSAVAARFTSPVFPGETLTTSIWRTEPGHAVFRTEAANPDGSNTRLVLEDGTAEYSS, from the coding sequence ATGCCGCTCGATCCGAATGCCATAGGCGCAAAGACGGAACCGCAGATTTTCAAATGGACCGACCGCGACACGATGCTCTATGCACTCGGCGTCGGCGCCGGACTCGACGATCTGGCGTTCACCACAGAGAACACCCACGACACTCCACAACAGGTGCTGCCGACCTATGCCGTCATCGCTTGTTTGCCGTTCGCAGCCGCCGCCATGATCGGCAGCTTCAACTTCGCCATGCTGCTGCACGGATCCCAGGGGATCCGGTTGTTCAAACCCCTGCCGCCGGCGGGCAAGCTCAGCGTCGTAGCGGAAGTCGCCGACATTCAGGACAAAGGTGAGGGCAAGAATGCGGTTGTCATGCTCAAGGCAACGGGCACCGATCCCGACTCCGGTGAGGTGATCGCCGAGACGCACACCACGGCGGTCATCCGCGGTGAGGGTGGATTCGGCGGCCAGCCTGGCCAGCGTCCCGCGGCGCCGGAAATCCCTGACCGCGAACCGGATTCGACGATCGCGCTGCCCACCCGCGAGGACCAGGCGCTGATCTATCGGCTGTCCGGGGACCGCAACCCGCTGCACAGCGATCCGTGGTTTGCCCGCGAGCTGGCCGGCTTCCCCAAGCCGATCCTGCACGGTCTGTGCAGCTACGGTGTCGCAGGACGAGCGCTCGTCGCCGACCTCGGTGGCGGTGACGCGACGAAAGTCAGTGCCGTCGCAGCCCGGTTCACGTCGCCGGTGTTTCCCGGCGAAACTCTCACGACGTCGATCTGGCGGACCGAGCCGGGGCATGCGGTGTTCCGCACCGAGGCCGCCAATCCCGACGGCTCGAACACGCGGCTGGTACTCGAGGACGGCACCGCCGAATACAGCTCCTGA
- a CDS encoding NAD(P)-dependent alcohol dehydrogenase: MRAAIMHDYNEPLRIEEVPVPDVGPADVLVKVAATGMCRSDCQLMEGYFTQGAPLKAPIIPGHEVAGRIAAVGADAPRVAGLSEGDLVVVNPNWGDGTCRQCREGNEQICANGQMAGFGPPGGFAEYMPVPYRHVIAVRDGLDSRPETLAPLTDAGLTPYRGMKKLRQAGKVGAGRTVVVNGIGGLGSYGVQYARLLGGGATVVAFARSDEKLALAMENGAHHTINTRGKTADEVADVLEDMTGRREADAILDCAGAEDGLQLGAAVLAREGAITCVGLMGQKVVLPLLPFTNGERSYFGSFWGNYDDLAEVLSLASQGLIKHTVTTLRLDDVNEKLEALARGDVVGRLVVTFD, from the coding sequence ATGCGCGCGGCCATAATGCACGACTACAACGAGCCCCTGCGCATCGAGGAAGTTCCGGTTCCCGACGTCGGGCCGGCCGATGTGCTCGTCAAGGTGGCCGCGACAGGCATGTGCCGCAGCGACTGTCAGCTCATGGAGGGTTACTTCACCCAGGGTGCGCCATTGAAGGCACCAATCATCCCCGGGCATGAGGTGGCGGGGCGCATCGCCGCGGTGGGTGCCGACGCGCCCCGCGTCGCGGGTCTATCCGAGGGCGATCTGGTTGTGGTGAACCCGAATTGGGGGGACGGAACGTGCCGACAGTGCCGCGAAGGCAACGAACAGATCTGCGCAAACGGACAGATGGCGGGCTTCGGTCCGCCGGGCGGTTTCGCGGAGTACATGCCCGTGCCTTATCGCCACGTCATCGCTGTTCGGGACGGACTCGACTCCCGGCCCGAAACGCTGGCGCCGCTGACCGACGCCGGGCTCACGCCGTATCGCGGGATGAAGAAGCTGCGGCAGGCGGGGAAGGTCGGTGCGGGTCGCACGGTCGTTGTGAACGGCATCGGCGGTCTGGGCAGTTACGGGGTTCAGTACGCGCGCCTGCTCGGTGGCGGTGCGACGGTGGTGGCCTTCGCGCGTAGCGACGAAAAGCTAGCCCTGGCAATGGAAAACGGTGCGCATCACACCATCAACACCCGCGGGAAGACGGCGGACGAGGTGGCCGATGTCCTCGAGGACATGACGGGTCGGCGGGAGGCAGACGCGATCCTCGATTGCGCTGGAGCCGAAGACGGCTTGCAGTTGGGGGCGGCGGTTTTGGCCCGCGAGGGCGCGATAACCTGCGTGGGCCTGATGGGGCAGAAGGTGGTGTTGCCGCTGCTGCCGTTCACGAACGGGGAGAGGTCGTACTTCGGCTCGTTCTGGGGGAACTACGACGATCTCGCCGAAGTGCTGTCGCTCGCCAGCCAGGGCCTGATCAAGCACACCGTCACCACTCTGCGTCTTGATGACGTCAACGAGAAACTCGAGGCGTTGGCACGCGGCGATGTGGTCGGTCGCCTCGTGGTGACCTTCGACTGA